Proteins encoded within one genomic window of Paraglaciecola psychrophila 170:
- the rpe gene encoding ribulose-phosphate 3-epimerase, which translates to MKPYLIAPSILSANFTKLGEEVDNVLNAGADVVHFDVMDNHYVPNLTIGPLVCKALRKHGVTADIDVHLMVQPVDDMIKQFADAGASYISFHPEASQHVDRSLQLIIDSGCQPGLVFNPATPLQHLDHVMHKLHHILLMSVNPGFGGQSFIPQSLDKLKQVRALIDQSGFDIRLEIDGGVKVDNIRAIAEAGADMFVAGSAIFGQTDYQAVISQMRSELALAN; encoded by the coding sequence ATGAAACCTTATTTGATCGCTCCCTCGATTTTGTCCGCCAACTTTACCAAGTTAGGTGAAGAAGTTGACAATGTGCTGAATGCTGGTGCAGATGTCGTTCACTTTGACGTCATGGATAACCATTATGTACCCAACCTGACAATTGGCCCTCTAGTGTGCAAAGCTTTACGCAAACATGGTGTGACGGCTGATATTGATGTTCACCTGATGGTACAACCTGTGGACGATATGATTAAACAATTTGCCGATGCTGGAGCCAGCTATATCAGCTTTCATCCTGAAGCATCACAGCATGTGGATAGAAGTTTGCAACTGATCATCGATTCAGGCTGTCAGCCTGGCTTAGTATTCAACCCTGCTACACCATTACAACATCTCGATCATGTGATGCATAAGTTACATCATATTTTATTAATGTCTGTTAACCCCGGTTTTGGCGGTCAATCTTTTATCCCACAAAGTTTAGATAAGCTAAAACAGGTTCGTGCATTAATTGATCAATCAGGTTTTGATATTCGATTAGAAATTGACGGCGGCGTAAAAGTCGATAATATTCGCGCCATTGCAGAGGCAGGAGCTGATATGTTTGTAGCGGGCTCCGCAATTTTTGGTCAAACAGATTATCAAGCAGTTATTAGTCAAATGCGTTCTGAACTTGCTTTGGCTAATTAG